DNA sequence from the Candidatus Falkowbacteria bacterium genome:
GCGCTTTTTTGTCCTGTTCATTGGAAAGGTTGGTCAGGCTGATGACCGGGACATGCATGGTTTCCGGGTTGCTTTTGATCTTCTTCAAAAGATAGAAGCCGTCCCCTCCGGCCATAACCACATCAGACAAGACCAGGTCGGGCATATTTTCCAAAACCAAATCGAAACCATCCTTGCCGTTATGGGCGGTATGGACCTCGTAACCCTCGAGGCGCAGTTTTTCGCCGTAAAGGTCTACCAGCCATTTGTCATCATCGGCCAAAACGATGACCTTTTTGCTTCTTTTCATATTTTTTTCGATTTAGCTTTGATAGCTGTATTATAACAAATTTTGCGTTTCCGGGCAAAGGGATGGTCAGATATTTACCCGCCGCCTAATCTCTTCTTCGATGATATTGCGATCCTGGCCGTATTTCAGGCGCGATAGGCTCTTGATCCTCATCGCCAGCTCGTCGCGTTTGATTCCGGGCAAGGGCCAGGGCGTAGCCATCGAGAAAGCCCGTGAGGCGGAATTGTCTATCAGCAGCTTGATGTAGGCCGAGAACTTCTCGACATTGATGAGGTCGTATTGGTTGAAAACCGGCGCGAACTCCTTGGACAATTCCTCGGCATCTTCGGAACCGATCTTGAAAGAGACCCAGGTGCCGACGTTGCCGAAAACCGCGTCCTTGATCGAAGAGTCCTGGCCTTTGACCAGTTGTCCCAGATACTGGTGAGCCATGACCAGGTTGAGATTGTATTTGCGAGCTTCGGACAGGATGGAACAGATCGAATC
Encoded proteins:
- a CDS encoding response regulator, with amino-acid sequence MKRSKKVIVLADDDKWLVDLYGEKLRLEGYEVHTAHNGKDGFDLVLENMPDLVLSDVVMAGGDGFYLLKKIKSNPETMHVPVISLTNLSNEQDKKALFDIGTADYLVKADFTPTQVVDRISKILEREIARKAKAGVTLVKKTKIAAKV